From Bufo gargarizans isolate SCDJY-AF-19 chromosome 10, ASM1485885v1, whole genome shotgun sequence, the proteins below share one genomic window:
- the TMEM258 gene encoding transmembrane protein 258, which produces MELEAMSRYTSPVNPAVFPHLTVVLLAIGMFFTAWFFVYEVTSTKYTRDIYKELLISLVASLFMGFGVLFLLLWVGIYV; this is translated from the exons ATG GAGCTAGAAGCAATGAGCAGATATACCAGCCCGGTCAATCCGGCTGTGTTTCCGCACCTCACAGTTGTCCTCCTGGCAATCGGCATGTTTTTCACAGCTTGGTTCTTCGT CTATGAGGTGACATCCACAAAATACACAAGGGATATATACAAGGAGCTCCTTATTTCGTTGGTGGCCTCGCTCTTCATGGGTTTCGGGGTATTGTTTCTTCTCTTGTGGGTCGGGATCTATGTGTGA